A DNA window from Actinomycetota bacterium contains the following coding sequences:
- a CDS encoding permease gives MEMTFGGLMLEGLKTLYEYVAQHTLFCLVPAFFIAGAIAAFLNTAAVMKYFGPRTNKVLSYSVASVSGAILAVCSCTVLPLFTGIREKGAGLGPAVAFLYSSPAINILAMTYSIHLLGYDLGVARIIGAVGFAFVIGLIMAAIFHKEEERRVQEAEAAGVFAYDDGSRVRPGRQNLAFFGVLIAILVYGTAKMATIFKYAGEVLLVALLIYLVRRWFTREEIKTWFLETWRMVKLILPVLLLGVFLVGVVKELIPPDVISRYVGGNTIGGNAIASVSGALMYFATLTEVPIVRGLLDLGMGKGPALALMLAGPALSLPSMIVLIRIMGPKKALTYIALVCLFAMGTGYVFGMFAK, from the coding sequence ATGGAAATGACCTTCGGCGGGCTCATGCTGGAGGGCCTCAAGACCCTCTACGAGTACGTGGCCCAGCATACCCTTTTCTGCCTGGTGCCCGCCTTCTTCATCGCCGGGGCCATCGCCGCCTTCCTGAACACGGCGGCGGTGATGAAATATTTCGGCCCCCGCACCAACAAGGTGCTCTCTTATTCCGTGGCCTCCGTCTCCGGGGCCATCCTGGCCGTGTGTTCCTGCACCGTGCTTCCGCTCTTCACCGGCATCCGGGAGAAGGGCGCCGGCCTGGGACCAGCCGTGGCCTTCCTCTACTCCTCGCCGGCCATCAACATCCTGGCCATGACCTATTCCATCCATCTTCTGGGTTATGACCTGGGCGTGGCCCGAATCATCGGGGCGGTGGGTTTCGCTTTCGTCATCGGCCTGATCATGGCGGCGATCTTCCACAAGGAGGAGGAGCGGCGCGTGCAGGAAGCGGAGGCCGCAGGGGTCTTCGCCTACGACGACGGCAGCCGCGTGCGCCCCGGCCGCCAGAACCTGGCCTTCTTCGGGGTGCTCATCGCCATCCTGGTCTACGGGACGGCGAAGATGGCCACTATATTCAAGTACGCGGGAGAGGTGCTCCTGGTGGCCCTGCTCATTTACCTGGTGCGCCGCTGGTTCACCCGCGAGGAGATAAAGACCTGGTTCCTGGAGACCTGGCGCATGGTGAAGTTGATTCTCCCCGTGCTACTGCTGGGTGTCTTCCTGGTGGGCGTGGTCAAGGAGCTCATCCCGCCCGACGTCATCTCCCGTTACGTGGGCGGCAACACCATCGGGGGCAACGCCATCGCCTCGGTATCCGGGGCCCTGATGTACTTCGCCACCCTCACCGAGGTGCCCATCGTGCGTGGCCTGCTGGACCTGGGCATGGGTAAGGGCCCGGCCCTGGCCCTCATGCTGGCGGGGCCCGCTCTCTCCCTCCCCAGCATGATCGTGCTCATCCGGATCATGGGGCCGAAGAAGGCCCTGACTTATATCGCCCTGGTGTGCCTCTTCGCCATGGGCACCGGGTACGTTTTCGGGATGTTCGCCAAGTGA
- a CDS encoding thioredoxin family protein has protein sequence MEIKVLGPGCKKCIATKEAIREVISELGLEATVEEVTEMAEIMKYNVLTTPGVVIDGKVVSKGKVPSKKEIESWLKG, from the coding sequence ATGGAGATCAAGGTACTGGGACCCGGTTGCAAGAAGTGCATCGCCACCAAGGAGGCCATCAGGGAGGTGATCTCCGAGCTCGGCCTGGAGGCCACCGTGGAGGAGGTCACCGAGATGGCAGAGATCATGAAGTACAACGTTCTCACCACCCCGGGAGTGGTGATCGACGGCAAGGTGGTCTCCAAGGGAAAGGTCCCCTCCAAGAAGGAGATAGAGAGCTGGCTCAAGGGCTGA